The Pristiophorus japonicus isolate sPriJap1 unplaced genomic scaffold, sPriJap1.hap1 HAP1_SCAFFOLD_112, whole genome shotgun sequence genome includes a region encoding these proteins:
- the LOC139241616 gene encoding zinc finger protein 239-like — translation MFQCTDCGKSFNQLYSLKNIAPFTAGRKYTCSLCGRNFNSSSNLERHKDTCSMLKLWKCGDCGKGFSSPSDLEIHHRSHNGERPFTCSVCGQGITQASDLLKLLRVHTGEVWEGFTQSFELRVRK, via the coding sequence atgttccagtgcactgattgtggaaagagcttcaaccagttatacagcctgaaaaacatcgcaccattcacagcggggagaaagtaCACGTGTTCTCtgtgtggacgaaacttcaactcatcgtccaacctggagagacacaaggacacctgctccatgTTGAAAttatggaaatgtggagactgtgggaaggggttcagttccccgtctgatctagaaatccatcatcgcagtcacaatggggagagaccattcacctgctctgtgtgtggccaaGGTATCACTCAGgcatctgatctgctgaaactcctgcgagttcacactggcgaAGTGTgggagggatttactcagtcatttgaattgcgagttcgcaagtga